Proteins encoded by one window of Orbaceae bacterium BiB:
- the ndk gene encoding nucleoside-diphosphate kinase translates to MSMEQTLSIIKPNAVKKQLIGKIIERLTQARLNIIALKMVHLTREQAEGFYAEHKGKVFFERLIDFMTSGPIVVMVLQGDNAITHYREVLGATDPAKALAGTLRYDFADNVTENALHGSDSIESAEREIAYFFVKNEIFSA, encoded by the coding sequence ATGAGTATGGAACAAACATTATCAATAATTAAACCTAATGCAGTAAAAAAACAGCTTATCGGTAAAATAATAGAACGTCTTACCCAGGCTAGACTCAATATTATTGCATTAAAGATGGTTCATTTAACTCGTGAACAAGCAGAAGGCTTCTATGCTGAACATAAAGGAAAAGTGTTTTTTGAACGCTTAATTGATTTTATGACTTCAGGTCCTATTGTCGTTATGGTATTACAAGGCGATAATGCAATCACTCATTATCGTGAAGTTTTGGGGGCTACCGATCCCGCCAAAGCATTAGCGGGAACTCTTCGTTATGATTTTGCTGATAATGTGACTGAAAATGCGTTACACGGATCAGATTCTATTGAGTCTGCGGAACGTGAAATCGCTTACTTTTTCGTAAAGAATGAGATTTTTTCTGCATAA
- the raiA gene encoding ribosome-associated translation inhibitor RaiA, translating to MTLSITSKQMDITPAIRSYIEDKFSKLDKWHALLINPHFILSKEPDGFIIDATIATKGTPLVASAKHDDMYTAVNDLISKLEKQLNKLQHKGEARRASESIKSYVSAEE from the coding sequence ATGACTTTAAGTATTACCAGTAAGCAAATGGATATTACACCAGCAATCAGAAGCTATATTGAAGATAAATTTAGCAAACTTGATAAATGGCATGCATTACTAATTAATCCACATTTCATTTTATCAAAAGAGCCTGATGGATTTATTATTGATGCGACGATTGCAACGAAGGGAACACCACTGGTCGCCTCCGCTAAACATGATGATATGTATACAGCTGTTAATGATTTAATTAGTAAACTCGAAAAACAGTTAAATAAATTGCAGCATAAAGGTGAAGCAAGACGCGCTTCTGAGAGTATTAAAAGCTATGTATCTGCTGAAGAGTAG
- a CDS encoding PTS ascorbate transporter subunit IIC produces the protein MELFLSIFGKPAIIIALVAFIGLVLQKAKISKIITGTLLSFIGFVLIKTGGKILGGVLGMFSAMFSNAFGMHGVVPSNEAITALTMDTLGTSAAFILFFAMIINLLLARYTRFKSIYLSLHLVLFMAFSFTAVLQGLGYSGNTIIIAGAIIIGCYMAIFPTLLSKFSRSIIGNNDYCIAHAGTISYLAGSYCGKWFGNKKIDVEHLKINDRYSFLKQADVATFITMFILLCISGIFSSEDYLKTIIGNDTFIIFALEQSAIFAGGLYIAKKGVAIFTEEVVPAFKGFAQVVAPGCVPAVDPMVLFDKAPNCVLIGFLVSFFTEILCVVIFPFIHLPIIIPGIMASFITGGTAAIFGNSTGGARGAIIAAFINGLLLCILPALALPLFSFLGVQGVTFADPDFTSLSLITDAILKLFS, from the coding sequence ATGGAATTATTCTTAAGTATATTTGGAAAACCAGCAATAATCATTGCGCTCGTTGCATTTATCGGATTAGTTTTACAAAAAGCAAAAATATCAAAAATTATAACAGGTACGCTATTATCATTTATTGGTTTCGTCTTAATAAAGACAGGGGGTAAAATACTGGGTGGTGTCCTTGGCATGTTTAGTGCTATGTTTTCAAATGCATTTGGTATGCATGGCGTTGTGCCAAGTAACGAAGCCATTACCGCTTTAACAATGGATACATTAGGAACAAGTGCTGCATTTATCTTATTTTTTGCCATGATTATCAATTTACTATTGGCACGATATACTCGCTTCAAATCAATCTATCTATCACTACATTTAGTTCTTTTTATGGCCTTCTCTTTTACCGCGGTATTACAAGGCTTAGGCTACAGCGGTAATACAATAATTATCGCAGGTGCAATAATCATCGGCTGTTATATGGCAATATTCCCGACTCTTTTATCTAAATTCAGCCGTTCAATTATTGGCAATAACGATTATTGTATTGCCCATGCAGGCACAATCTCTTATCTTGCTGGTTCTTATTGCGGAAAATGGTTTGGTAACAAAAAAATAGATGTTGAACATTTAAAAATCAATGATAGATACAGTTTTTTAAAACAAGCAGATGTTGCAACATTTATAACAATGTTTATTTTATTATGTATCTCTGGAATATTTTCATCAGAAGATTATTTAAAAACAATTATAGGCAATGATACATTTATCATCTTTGCCCTAGAACAATCAGCAATTTTTGCTGGAGGATTATATATTGCTAAAAAAGGGGTCGCTATTTTTACTGAAGAAGTTGTTCCTGCATTTAAAGGGTTTGCTCAAGTAGTTGCACCAGGCTGCGTTCCAGCTGTCGATCCGATGGTATTATTTGATAAAGCCCCCAACTGCGTCTTAATTGGTTTTTTAGTCAGCTTCTTTACTGAAATTCTTTGTGTTGTTATCTTTCCATTTATCCATTTACCGATCATTATCCCTGGCATCATGGCAAGTTTTATTACAGGCGGTACGGCAGCAATATTTGGAAACTCAACAGGAGGAGCGAGAGGCGCTATCATAGCGGCCTTTATTAATGGATTACTACTTTGTATATTGCCGGCACTGGCATTACCACTATTTTCTTTTTTAGGTGTACAAGGCGTCACCTTTGCTGATCCAGACTTTACCTCATTATCATTAATCACAGACGCAATACTTAAGCTTTTTAGTTAA
- a CDS encoding sodium:proton antiporter — MPARLMAILILFCFLPNEVYAANFDASSLSLGWGIPFAGILLSIALFPLFAPTIWHHHYGKIIFVWTLLFAVPFTITFGLDTITYIVAHAVLEEYIPFILLLLALFTVSGGILVKGNLKGTPKFNVALLAIGTVLASIMGTTGAAMLMIRPIIRANDNRKHQVHIIIFFIFLVANIGGGLTPLGDPPLFIGFLKGIDFIWTLQHMLLPVLLTSILLLVVFYFIDNYYYQSQNEILERDPTPDKGIKIYGKQNFILLIAVIITVLLSGVWQPNINISLFGTNLALQNIIRDILFLVITFISLFITPKQIRSANQFNWEPILEVAKLFIGIFITIVPVLAILRMGNEGSLSSLVSLVSDNNGSPINLMYFWLTGLLSGFLDNAPTYLVFFNLASGDAATLMGPLEKTLLAISMGSVFMGALTYIGNAPNFMVKSIASQNNIKMPSFFGYMKWSIGILIPVFIVNSIVFFIL, encoded by the coding sequence ATGCCAGCTAGACTAATGGCTATACTGATTCTGTTTTGTTTTTTACCTAACGAGGTTTATGCTGCAAATTTTGATGCATCTTCATTATCACTAGGCTGGGGAATCCCTTTCGCTGGAATTTTACTTTCTATTGCATTATTCCCACTGTTTGCGCCAACTATTTGGCACCACCATTATGGAAAAATAATTTTCGTCTGGACACTATTGTTTGCGGTACCATTTACCATCACATTTGGTCTTGATACTATCACTTATATTGTAGCTCATGCAGTACTTGAAGAGTATATCCCCTTTATTTTACTACTACTCGCTCTCTTTACAGTTTCAGGTGGAATTTTAGTTAAAGGCAATTTAAAAGGTACTCCTAAGTTTAATGTTGCTTTACTCGCAATTGGTACTGTACTTGCTTCAATAATGGGAACAACGGGCGCAGCAATGTTAATGATTAGACCGATTATTCGAGCAAATGATAACCGTAAACACCAAGTACATATTATTATCTTTTTTATCTTTCTTGTTGCCAATATAGGCGGTGGATTAACGCCATTAGGTGATCCGCCATTATTTATTGGCTTTTTGAAAGGTATTGACTTTATCTGGACATTACAACATATGTTGTTACCGGTGTTATTAACATCAATATTATTATTAGTGGTTTTTTACTTTATTGATAACTATTATTACCAATCACAAAATGAAATTTTAGAACGCGATCCTACACCAGATAAAGGTATAAAAATTTATGGTAAACAGAATTTTATTTTATTAATTGCCGTTATCATAACCGTTCTACTTTCTGGTGTTTGGCAGCCTAATATTAATATTTCTCTATTTGGAACAAACCTTGCTTTACAAAATATCATACGAGATATTCTATTTTTGGTAATTACCTTTATCTCTCTATTTATTACGCCAAAGCAAATACGTTCAGCTAATCAATTTAACTGGGAACCGATTTTAGAAGTCGCGAAATTATTTATTGGTATTTTTATCACAATCGTACCAGTTCTTGCTATTTTACGAATGGGTAATGAAGGAAGTCTCTCATCACTGGTCTCACTAGTCAGCGATAACAATGGCTCACCAATCAATCTTATGTACTTTTGGTTAACCGGTCTTTTATCTGGCTTTTTAGATAATGCACCAACCTATTTAGTCTTCTTTAACTTAGCATCTGGAGACGCGGCGACATTAATGGGGCCACTAGAAAAAACATTATTAGCTATTTCAATGGGATCCGTATTTATGGGAGCATTAACTTATATCGGTAACGCTCCTAACTTTATGGTGAAAAGTATTGCTAGCCAAAATAATATTAAAATGCCGAGTTTTTTTGGTTATATGAAATGGTCAATCGGGATATTAATTCCCGTATTTATCGTTAATTCTATCGTCTTTTTTATTCTTTAA
- the purN gene encoding phosphoribosylglycinamide formyltransferase: MKNIVVLVSGSGSNLQAIIDACATKHINGNIVAVISNKPDVYALKRAKNSHIPTHVINHKDYLSREAFDQVVAKQIDVYQPDLIVLAGYMRILTPEFVKHYAGKMLNIHPSLLPKYPGLHTHKRAIEAGDQEHGTTVHFVTEELDGGPIILQAKVPIFADDTEQDVIDRVLVQEHQIYPLVIKWFCDNRLSMQQGKAYLDNKEIPLSGYGED; this comes from the coding sequence ATGAAAAATATAGTGGTTCTTGTTTCAGGTAGCGGTTCAAATTTACAGGCAATTATTGATGCCTGTGCAACAAAACACATTAATGGAAATATTGTTGCCGTCATTAGTAATAAACCCGATGTCTATGCACTGAAAAGAGCAAAAAACAGTCATATTCCTACCCATGTAATTAATCATAAAGATTATTTATCTCGAGAAGCGTTTGATCAGGTTGTTGCTAAACAAATTGATGTCTATCAACCCGATCTGATTGTACTTGCAGGCTATATGCGTATATTGACCCCAGAATTCGTTAAACACTACGCGGGTAAGATGCTTAATATTCATCCCTCACTTTTACCCAAGTATCCTGGACTTCATACACATAAAAGAGCCATTGAAGCCGGAGATCAAGAGCACGGTACAACCGTTCATTTTGTTACTGAAGAGCTTGATGGTGGACCAATTATTTTGCAAGCTAAAGTACCAATTTTTGCCGATGATACCGAACAAGATGTGATTGATAGAGTGCTGGTACAAGAGCATCAAATCTATCCATTAGTTATCAAATGGTTTTGTGATAATCGATTATCGATGCAACAAGGTAAAGCTTATTTAGATAATAAAGAGATCCCATTGTCTGGATATGGTGAAGATTAG
- the purM gene encoding phosphoribosylformylglycinamidine cyclo-ligase, translating to MSDKTSLSYKDAGVDIDAGNELVNRIKSVVKETKRPEVIGGLGGFGALCAIPQKYKEPILVSGTDGVGTKLRLAMDLNRHDSIGIDLVAMCVNDLIVQGAEPLFFLDYYATGKLEVDVAATVVTGIAEGCKQSGCALVGGETAEMPGMYHGNDYDIAGFCVGVVEKSKIIDGSKVQDGDAIIALASSGPHSNGYSLVRKIIEVSKANPAKELLAGKSLADHLLAPTKIYVKSILNLIENIDVHAIAHITGGGFWENIPRVLPDNTQAIIDAKSWQWPEVFNWLQKAGNVDTHEMYRTFNCGVGLIVVLPKQLVDKAIKLLNDSGEKAWLLGEIKSSNSTERVIIK from the coding sequence GTGTCAGACAAAACATCTTTAAGCTATAAAGATGCTGGTGTTGATATCGATGCCGGCAATGAACTCGTCAATCGAATTAAATCTGTTGTTAAAGAAACCAAACGACCTGAAGTCATTGGTGGATTAGGTGGTTTTGGTGCATTGTGCGCAATTCCACAAAAATACAAAGAACCTATTCTCGTATCTGGTACCGATGGTGTTGGAACAAAATTACGTTTAGCTATGGATTTAAATCGTCATGATTCAATTGGTATTGATTTAGTTGCCATGTGTGTCAATGACCTTATTGTACAAGGTGCAGAACCGTTATTTTTCTTAGATTACTATGCAACAGGCAAACTTGAAGTTGATGTTGCAGCAACAGTTGTAACGGGTATCGCAGAAGGATGTAAACAATCAGGTTGTGCGCTTGTTGGTGGTGAAACAGCAGAAATGCCAGGTATGTATCATGGTAATGACTATGATATCGCAGGTTTTTGTGTCGGGGTGGTTGAAAAATCAAAAATAATTGATGGAAGTAAAGTGCAAGATGGTGATGCAATTATCGCTTTAGCCTCAAGCGGACCACACTCAAATGGTTATTCATTAGTTCGTAAAATTATTGAAGTTAGCAAAGCAAACCCAGCCAAAGAGTTATTAGCCGGGAAAAGTTTAGCGGATCATCTATTAGCACCAACTAAAATCTATGTTAAATCAATACTTAACTTAATTGAGAACATTGATGTTCATGCTATTGCTCATATTACAGGTGGTGGTTTCTGGGAAAATATTCCACGAGTACTACCTGATAATACACAAGCCATTATTGATGCAAAAAGTTGGCAATGGCCTGAAGTATTTAATTGGTTACAAAAAGCTGGGAATGTTGATACCCACGAAATGTATCGTACTTTTAACTGTGGCGTTGGTTTAATTGTGGTGCTACCAAAACAACTGGTTGATAAAGCAATAAAATTACTTAACGATAGTGGTGAAAAGGCTTGGTTGTTAGGTGAAATAAAATCATCTAATTCAACGGAACGAGTCATTATCAAATAA
- a CDS encoding YqcC family protein: MEKFNQSISLLLNEIKQEMQFRQLWQSLPPPPEAFISEQPFAIDTMSAYEWLQWVFLPRMHALIEANASLPRNFALHPYFEEILKEQDEALQLLSLLKRLDLLVKE; this comes from the coding sequence ATGGAAAAATTTAATCAAAGCATTTCATTACTACTTAATGAAATAAAGCAAGAGATGCAATTTAGACAGTTATGGCAAAGTTTACCACCGCCGCCAGAGGCTTTTATTAGTGAACAACCCTTTGCGATTGATACGATGTCAGCTTATGAGTGGTTACAATGGGTCTTTTTACCGAGAATGCATGCCCTAATTGAGGCAAATGCTAGTTTACCTCGTAACTTTGCTCTCCACCCTTATTTTGAGGAAATATTGAAAGAGCAAGATGAAGCATTGCAATTGCTCTCCTTGCTCAAACGTTTAGATCTGTTAGTTAAAGAATAA
- the pbpC gene encoding peptidoglycan glycosyltransferase PbpC (penicillin-binding protein 1C) has translation MKRRLKKYLYTVIIFPVILFTIFIVADFFLPLPIVNVKSTQTVLAQNGTPLWRFADSNGIWRYPVTLEDVPDYYIEALLTYEDRHFYQHVGIDFLALLRATYQNITNDKIISGGSTLSMQVARILDPHERSIWGKFKQLFRTLQLEWHYTKDEILTLYINRAPYGGTIEGIGAASWSYLGISPRELTRSDAALLAVLPQAPSRLRPDRYPERAQQARDKVLERLLTYHVWSKEIIEQVKQEEVWVYPRRSPQLAPLLARRLSLAYPTKDIIHSTIDESLQYALEDMAINWKNQLPPKNSLAILVVDHVDMTVKGYVGSIDFNDRTRFGQVDMIKSLRSPGSTLKPFLYGLALNDGMIHSESLLQDVPRISSDYRPTNFDEGYNGPVSVSEALQRSLNLPAVQVMEIYGPTRFASQLNSVGLSLVSSQNQPNISYILGGASVRMDELVSTYSAFARKGQVAQLRFTSDEPLSEKPLMNEGSAWIIRRILAFQTVPMLGSQSGNISPLAWKTGTSYGYRDAWAIGINPRYLIGVWVGRPDGTPVVGQYGNITAVPILQQVNRFLLNRERNLNRNLPIDPMPNSVSAVNICWPTGTQLHENDINCHRKKRAWIVDGIIPPTLEQLNMIRKRAFRSGFMTIWVNEQGLSVGADCTNAIKKDIALWPIQLENWLLPNERRAKFIPPIDPTCPPEGGAQYSPLFMSGILPNQVLQILPNQDSLELTIRSQGGLGQKWLFLDGELITDTSGDLDAKIIFTSVNKGSHNLLSLDESGQIDRINFQVQQE, from the coding sequence ATGAAACGACGATTGAAAAAATATCTGTATACAGTCATTATTTTTCCCGTAATTCTGTTTACTATATTTATTGTTGCAGACTTTTTTTTACCTTTACCGATTGTTAATGTTAAATCAACGCAAACTGTTTTGGCCCAAAATGGTACTCCACTATGGCGATTTGCTGATAGTAATGGCATTTGGCGTTATCCAGTGACATTAGAGGATGTGCCTGATTACTATATTGAGGCACTACTTACTTATGAAGATCGACATTTTTATCAACATGTCGGGATCGATTTTTTAGCTTTATTACGTGCAACCTATCAAAACATTACTAATGATAAAATAATTTCAGGGGGGAGCACACTTTCAATGCAAGTGGCGAGAATCCTCGATCCCCATGAGCGTTCAATATGGGGTAAATTTAAACAACTATTTCGTACGTTACAATTGGAATGGCACTATACGAAAGACGAGATTCTCACTTTATATATTAATCGTGCCCCATATGGTGGTACGATTGAGGGAATTGGTGCAGCTAGTTGGTCTTATTTAGGGATATCGCCACGGGAATTGACTCGAAGTGATGCTGCTCTTTTAGCTGTATTACCACAAGCCCCGAGTCGTTTAAGACCTGATCGTTACCCTGAAAGAGCGCAACAAGCTCGAGATAAAGTATTAGAACGATTATTAACCTATCATGTTTGGTCTAAAGAGATTATTGAACAAGTTAAACAAGAAGAGGTTTGGGTTTATCCTCGTCGCTCACCTCAATTAGCACCATTACTTGCGCGTAGATTAAGTCTTGCTTATCCAACAAAAGATATTATTCACTCAACGATTGATGAATCCTTACAATATGCGCTTGAAGATATGGCTATTAACTGGAAAAACCAACTTCCACCGAAAAACTCATTAGCCATTTTAGTGGTTGATCATGTTGATATGACCGTGAAAGGCTATGTTGGATCAATTGATTTCAATGATCGAACTCGATTTGGTCAAGTTGATATGATCAAATCGCTACGTTCTCCAGGCTCAACATTAAAACCTTTTTTATATGGATTAGCCCTGAATGATGGCATGATTCATTCTGAATCATTATTACAAGATGTACCTCGGATTAGTTCTGATTACCGGCCAACTAATTTTGATGAAGGGTATAATGGTCCAGTTAGTGTCAGTGAGGCATTACAACGCTCACTGAATTTACCTGCCGTTCAAGTAATGGAGATTTATGGACCTACTCGTTTTGCCAGTCAATTGAACTCTGTAGGTTTATCACTAGTATCAAGTCAAAATCAGCCAAATATCAGTTATATTTTAGGTGGTGCATCAGTCCGTATGGATGAGTTAGTTAGTACTTACAGTGCTTTTGCTAGAAAAGGGCAGGTTGCGCAGTTACGTTTTACGAGTGATGAACCATTATCAGAAAAACCATTAATGAATGAGGGGAGTGCTTGGATCATTCGTCGGATTTTAGCTTTTCAAACTGTTCCAATGTTGGGTTCACAATCCGGAAACATTTCTCCCCTTGCTTGGAAAACCGGTACTAGCTATGGTTACCGAGACGCTTGGGCTATCGGTATTAATCCTCGTTATCTTATTGGTGTTTGGGTTGGTAGACCAGATGGAACTCCTGTGGTTGGTCAATATGGTAATATTACGGCGGTTCCTATTTTGCAACAAGTAAATCGTTTTTTACTGAATAGAGAACGTAATCTTAATCGAAACTTACCGATTGACCCGATGCCTAATTCGGTGAGTGCTGTTAATATCTGTTGGCCCACAGGTACGCAGTTACATGAGAATGATATCAACTGTCATCGAAAAAAACGAGCCTGGATTGTTGATGGCATTATTCCCCCGACACTTGAACAACTTAATATGATAAGAAAACGAGCTTTTCGTTCAGGTTTTATGACAATTTGGGTTAATGAGCAAGGTCTAAGTGTTGGTGCTGATTGCACAAATGCCATTAAAAAAGATATCGCACTGTGGCCTATCCAACTAGAGAATTGGCTATTACCCAATGAGCGCAGAGCGAAATTTATTCCACCAATTGATCCAACTTGTCCACCGGAAGGCGGAGCGCAATATTCACCTCTTTTTATGAGTGGTATTCTTCCTAATCAAGTGTTACAAATATTACCTAATCAAGATAGTTTAGAGTTAACAATCCGGAGTCAAGGTGGTCTTGGTCAAAAATGGTTATTTTTAGATGGTGAGTTAATTACTGACACGAGCGGAGATCTTGATGCTAAAATAATATTTACCAGTGTAAATAAAGGTTCCCATAATTTATTATCATTGGACGAAAGTGGCCAAATTGATAGAATAAACTTCCAAGTACAACAGGAGTAA
- a CDS encoding IS3 family transposase (programmed frameshift), translating into MTQHLNRKEKRSFSHEFKKQMVMLHRNGKKRADIVAEYDLTKSALDKWIKQYQETGSFTAQGNRSHEENELIALRKENKRLLMENDILKQAALIMGRKFALISQNKHRYSLRSLCRCLHVTRNQFYYQRRMVPYQQNETLCDKVSEVFDLNYRVYGTRRLQAELKRQGIALSRRRIGRIMKEKELVSKYTCKKYRIDAEKSNESIVSNALDREFEVGQKRKVLVTDLTYVRVKQRWNYLCIIVDIRNREIVGRSAGRNKTAELVMQAISQIPMDLHDVDLFHSDRGKEFDNHLIDECLTTFGITRSLSYKGCPYDNAVAEATFKAVKTEFVSNGVFDSLEQLTLQFNHYVDWFNYTRLHSTLNYQTPVEYRNR; encoded by the exons ATGACACAACATTTAAATCGAAAAGAAAAGCGTAGTTTTAGTCATGAGTTTAAAAAACAGATGGTTATGCTACATCGAAATGGCAAAAAGCGAGCAGACATCGTTGCTGAGTACGATTTAACTAAATCAGCATTAGATAAGTGGATAAAACAATACCAAGAAACGGGTTCATTTACAGCGCAAGGTAATCGAAGTCATGAGGAGAATGAACTGATTGCCTTACGCAAAGAAAATAAACGCTTGTTAATGGAGAATGATATCCTAAAGCAGGCAGCGTTGATAATGGGGCGAAAAT TCGCATTAATTTCGCAGAATAAGCATCGATATAGCCTACGAAGTTTATGTCGATGTTTGCACGTCACCCGAAATCAGTTTTATTATCAACGACGAATGGTACCGTATCAACAAAATGAAACACTCTGCGATAAAGTAAGCGAAGTATTTGACCTAAATTATCGTGTTTATGGTACAAGACGCTTGCAAGCAGAGCTGAAACGGCAAGGTATAGCATTATCGAGACGGCGAATTGGTCGAATAATGAAGGAAAAGGAATTAGTCTCAAAATATACCTGTAAAAAATACCGTATTGATGCTGAAAAGAGTAATGAATCAATCGTGAGCAATGCGCTTGACCGAGAGTTTGAAGTGGGTCAAAAGCGAAAAGTTTTGGTAACTGATTTAACCTATGTAAGGGTAAAACAGCGTTGGAATTACCTGTGTATTATTGTTGATATCCGTAATCGAGAGATAGTCGGACGAAGTGCTGGCAGAAATAAGACAGCAGAGCTTGTGATGCAAGCAATAAGCCAAATACCCATGGACTTACATGATGTTGATTTATTTCATTCTGATAGAGGAAAAGAGTTTGATAATCACCTGATTGATGAATGTTTAACGACATTTGGTATTACACGTTCGTTAAGTTATAAAGGTTGCCCGTATGACAATGCGGTTGCTGAAGCAACATTTAAAGCCGTAAAAACCGAATTCGTCTCAAATGGTGTATTTGATTCGCTTGAACAGTTGACGTTACAATTTAATCATTATGTTGATTGGTTTAATTATACTCGGCTTCATTCAACATTAAATTATCAAACACCCGTTGAGTATAGAAATAGATAA
- the ampD gene encoding 1,6-anhydro-N-acetylmuramyl-L-alanine amidase AmpD translates to MYSKIQGGYLVDAKKVVSPYFNERPIGEMISLLVIHNISLPPNQYGGPHVEQLFTGRLNPEEYEYFKAIYQLQVSSHLFIRRTGEVIQFVSFEHRAWHAGVSSFNGKMNCNDYSIGIELEGSDFEPFTENQYNVLADVTRCLMQYYPIENIAGHSDIAPDRKTDPGPYFDWLRYRSLLT, encoded by the coding sequence ATGTATTCAAAAATTCAAGGTGGTTATTTAGTTGATGCTAAAAAAGTTGTGTCACCTTATTTTAATGAACGCCCAATCGGTGAAATGATATCGTTACTTGTGATCCACAATATTAGTTTACCGCCAAACCAATATGGTGGTCCCCACGTAGAACAATTATTTACTGGTCGCTTAAATCCAGAAGAATATGAGTATTTTAAAGCTATTTACCAGTTACAAGTTTCATCTCATCTGTTTATTCGTCGGACTGGTGAAGTCATTCAATTTGTCTCATTTGAGCATAGAGCCTGGCATGCTGGTGTTTCTAGTTTTAATGGGAAAATGAATTGTAATGATTACTCTATTGGTATTGAGTTAGAGGGGAGTGATTTTGAACCTTTCACCGAAAACCAATATAATGTGTTAGCAGATGTAACTCGATGTTTAATGCAATACTATCCTATTGAAAATATTGCTGGGCATAGTGATATTGCACCAGATCGTAAAACCGATCCAGGTCCTTATTTTGATTGGTTACGATACCGATCATTACTTACTTAA
- the ppdD gene encoding prepilin peptidase-dependent pilin, producing the protein MAKQYNNQIKQGGFTLFELMIAIAVIAILTAIGVPAYQGYVQKAAMTDMLQTMAPYKTAIEICALQQGDLTACNSGSNGIATSKATNYVASINVSSGVISLIGQGTLAGLTTTLTPTINTTHGHLEWARVCTTTPTNSSINDACNDVFRF; encoded by the coding sequence ATGGCAAAACAATACAATAACCAAATCAAGCAAGGTGGATTTACCCTTTTTGAACTGATGATTGCGATTGCTGTCATCGCAATACTCACAGCAATCGGTGTTCCCGCTTATCAAGGATATGTACAAAAAGCAGCGATGACGGATATGTTACAAACGATGGCCCCGTATAAAACAGCAATTGAAATATGTGCATTGCAACAGGGCGACTTAACAGCCTGCAATAGTGGTAGCAATGGTATTGCTACCTCAAAAGCCACTAACTATGTAGCCTCGATCAATGTCTCTAGCGGTGTAATATCGCTTATTGGTCAAGGTACCTTAGCTGGATTGACAACCACTTTAACACCAACAATTAATACAACACATGGGCACTTAGAGTGGGCTCGAGTTTGTACTACAACCCCAACAAATAGCAGTATTAATGATGCTTGTAATGATGTATTTAGGTTCTAA